In Amia ocellicauda isolate fAmiCal2 chromosome 3, fAmiCal2.hap1, whole genome shotgun sequence, the DNA window aaatttaacacattcgTTCTAAGAGTGTATAGTTCATTAAACAGCCACacatttggaaataaataaacgtCAAATACCGCGGTTGTGGGGTCAGACACACTTGAAAAACATTTTCTACATGGACTATATGTTGTGTGTCAAGCCCTTTCCTCTTGTCTGGAGGGACGTGCCGAAGTGGGAGGCGGCTGACCTCGCACGTctcccaaaacacacagagacatgcgTGGCGGATACCGATACACCCACCACGaccaaatattaataattaaatcgGAATAAAAATCAACTATACAGCGGGCGAaggggttttgttttggtgacGTAAACGAAAgtaatgtttacttgtgttCCGAACGTGACAGTAACAATGACTTTATACAAATAAGTATATATAAATGACGTCATAGCACGTTGCAATTAGCAACAAACCCGAGATGGATTAATATTAGGCTACATGTACATTATCCTGCGCATTACAAAcgatatatacattattatattatataatagtaTGTCACTATAATACATTAACTGTATAAAACAGAGTTATGGCGAAGTAGTCAATGAAAGAGAATCGTCCTCTACATACTTGTCTTTTTTGGTTAATTTGTTCCTATTGACAAGCCCCCTAACTTACCCTACCATATGCCTGTGTAAACAACATGGGCGGAACACATGCGCTGCACGTACACAGACACAAGGAACACACCCCGTGGCGTTTAttggtagtaataataataataataataataataataataataataataataatggttataaacacaatataaataCTTGAATCGCAATTTATTTCCAAACTAAGCAGAGCAGAGCCATAGCAGTATATGTTCCACGTTGAGATCATGATACTCTATTTCAAAAGAACAACGTTGTTAATAGAAGGAAAGCATTTGAGACCCCatgtaaaatattacaaataataataaaacatatatttataattcgtataccataaagggttcccgcatgtaaataagtaaataaataaacaaataaaagaatTTAGATTACAATTCCTTTCTCCATGGAACAGACCAAATTGTATCTGGCGTGTGTTACCGTTCATGTCGAAATATTTTACTTCGTATCCAAACCACATATTAGTGATGACCACGTATTACGACCATTGTATTACtggtgttttaaataaatacaataactgaaataaatgaTCGGACATCGATTTGGCTCTAGACACAACAATATtaactccctccccctcttgaGAGATAGTGGTTTGTTCCTGGTGCTATTACTTTTCCAACAGGGCTTGTAATCTTGAAACGGTTAACGTTGTTTTCGTAAGCTCTGTTCGCGAAGACCTTCACCAGCTACGCAAGTTACGCAAAATATGCTCTAGAGTAATACGAAACGTTGCAAAGAGCGGGTCGATCCATTGCTGAATGGGGGAGAGTCCGCAACATTTCTTCCAACTCTTCCTTTCCAACAAACAATCGGTGGATAACACAGTGTTGAACATAACGAATTAGAAATCCCTATTAAAACGTTTAGTTGTGTTTCTATGATATGTATACCGTGTTTAGTATCGTTGTTGTTTAAATACACTGCCTGGctccccccactcttccacctCCATTCTGCTGACCCGACTGTATAAATACCGACGTCCGCAGGCGTGTAAAGTTTGTTAGCTAACTGTCACTTGAGATTGCAGTGCGGAGCGGAGAGGCATGTATGATTTTTAATGATCCAATTACTTCGCACGACTCGGGTTGTCTATCGCATACTTCGCAGAACACGCGAACCTTTACATTTCTGACCCAGAGAGACACCCACCGGGGTCAAACCGAGAGAGACACCAGAGAGACACAAAGGTGTGACTGTCAACCTGAAGAGACAGCGCGCCAGCGGGTCAAGCTGCCTGCGGGACAGGTGCACCACCAGGCTATGTACTACCAAAAGCCCGTGGTCAAGAAAAAACCGGAGAAGATTGTGAAAAGGTAGACTGAGGGGGCGTTTCGTGTGGTGAACCACGAGTGAAAGAGCTCCGAAAACAGAGGAGAGCTGCTCTTTGTTTCCTGACAGCTGTCCGCAGCTGGGCAGATGATGTGAAGCACGGCGGAGCAGGCGATGCTTTGGGAAGAAGAGCTGACCATGTGTGGCAAAGGCATGATGAGCCAGTGGGGGCCTGCTATCGCCACCCAGCCCGGGCCGAAGCTCCAGGACGACTGCGGGAGAGCCGCCAGCAAGCCTCGCTGGCACAAGCGTGGGAGAAGGCCAAGTTACCGGGGCCAGAAGGGCAGAGCACCTGCGCATTATAAgccctactactactacaaccacAAGCCAGATCGGGCAGCTCTCCGGCCGTCCGGGCTGTCCTTGCGCCCCGTCAACATCCAAGGGAACCGAGCGAAAGGGATGCGGGCCCCGAGGAACACCAACCAGTTCCTGATGCATGAGAAGTACCAGCTGATGCACATGCGCTCCGACTCGGTGGGCACGGACAGCGGCTCCGACTGCGAGCTGGACTTCACGGACATGGACTCGTACCTGGGCGTGCTGGAGAACGCCCGCGGGGGGCTGATGGACAGCCCCGACCTGTCGCCGCGGCCGGCCGCCCGCTTCTGCGCCAGACCGCCGGCCAAGCGCCAGCCTCTCCCCGTCTTCAGCTTCGGCGAGCTGGCCCAGGAGGAGAGCCTGCAGTACTTCCCCTCCGAGCACGACGTGCTGCAGAGCGAGGACTTCATGCAGAGGGACTTCATTGACTTCTGCAGCAAGATCGCCTGAGCCCCGTAACAATGTTTCTTTATGATCATCTCTCGAACAACTTTTGACCATGTCGCAAAAaccaaaattgtatttatttgataacGGTAACCAAACTACTCATGCTGGTAAAGGTGCCAAATGTCTGAAGTTTACACGCCGTTGTTTTGTTGCTGGTGTTGTGTATGTTTTGGAGGAAGCGGTGTGTGTTGAGTAGCAGTGCGACCAAACCGCCAATCAAACTCGGACTGGCTAAGTGATTGACGGGGTTTGTGTCCCGCCCTTCCTGATGGCAACTGTAAATGCTGcaactttatttttcaaataaatgtcaCATACATGCATGAATGAACTCCGTGTGTTGATTTCTGCAATGCAAGATCTTATGCTTTTCCCTTAAAGTCGTTTACGTGAAATTTGCAAGCAGGCGGTTGATGTACTTTATAAATATCTAGAGATTTAAATGTAAGAATTTACTTGGCATTTTAGAAGTTAAATGTAATGACTGTCGCTCTTGTAACGAACACAATATATtcacataaatatttaaaattaagttcATATTCTGAAAAACAAGAGGGAGTGGCACACATTTTACACTACATAACCTTCACAATAGACGTAATGTATAATTTGTGTTCTCCCTTGGCCATGTATGTAGCCTACGGGAGCAGGCAAATCAAAAGAAAGAACGAAACCTTTACATatttttctatacatttttgtaaacatTGTCTAGCTTTGAAAGtggtattcattttaaaacgGTGTAAACCGTAACTATAAGAATAATAGTAAAACATGacaataatgtgttttaaaaaagaaagttaccttaaaaaaaaaaaaaaaaaagcagggtCCAGACTccctttaattatattttatacatcaTCATTTTGCAGTTCTTCTAAAGTATAATGTAATGCATTCAACCCAGCCCACTAGAGAACAGGTTCTAATGTGTAACCAGCCTCTTCCTCAGGGCTGCACCATGTCACAGAGATACCTAGACAAGATGGAAGCTGCAGGGGAGGGAAATAACGCTGCAGAAATGTAGGTGTCAGCTTTTTCATATCAGTGCTCTGGCAGGGGGGTTTTCACAGGGTGTGGGAAGAAGGTATTAGGACTAGTTTGGTTAGAGGGCATGTGCATACCGTAAGACCAACATCCCCAAACTTTATTTTGACAAGAGTTGTGTTTAATACAGTAGAAGGACATTCAAAGGCCTTTTAGTGACTGCCATTTCATgtgcctgttttgttttgttttgttttgtttttttataatcaCAGAATAATTGAAAGGGGTCAACTCGAAGTTATATCGAAGATTATATCGGTCGGTACCATAAAACaatccatttaaaacaaaaaatatatcaaagtactatgtgtatttatttattttcagataaaaatgtacataagaagaacataagaaagtttacaatcgagaggaggccattcgacccatcgtgctcgtttggtgtccataagtgatccaaggatcctatccagtctatttttaaatgttcccaaattttcagcttcaatgtAGACTAACTATTACAAGTTTCAATCTTTTTCAGTTGTACAGTGCAGTAACAGTGAAGCATAAGTTATTGTAGTGTGGTTCTATGGTGATATTCAGAGATTGATTTGCATGTGTGGTAATGTAGAGAATTGTGATATATTTACCacagaaataaatgtgttcTTTTATGATCAAttcatgaaaatcaatggtaaatGATCATGATTACTTCAGATTTATAGAATGGACAATTCCCTCAACACACTGAAGAGTCTTCGGATAACAAAAATACAGCATGTACTTTGTTTCAATGGTGGTGACCGAAGCTAATTTGGTAAATGGATAGTTTGTTAACCTACAGGGAACCAAGTGGTAATCTTTAAAAGCGGTATGGTTACATTTCAGTAATGACATGTTCTGACAAAACATGATATCATAGCAACACATTGTCAAatctacaataataacaatttgtCATCACTTTTTTAAACCAGTGTTATTAAAAGTTACAAGCTGCAAGTTAAGTTTgagacattttttaaaaggaTATACTTTTTAATTCTACATTTGATATGTTGATTATTCAGAAGTTCGATTATTTGCTCATTCTTGTTCATAATAACAATTTCCATAAACTATCTTTTAGTCAGATGTTGACAATGGCTCAAGAACTGCTTAATTAAACCGATTTAAAACCACATGAGAAGATTAGAAATCATCAATCTATTATGAATCTAGGCACAAAGCTATTCATTTAATATTTTCCACGTACTTTTTTGGGATTAGGGTAAATCAGACTGGCATGTTTTGACAAAATGATTCTGTGTGGGCACTGGGGTTTTCATTTTGCATGCAGACCAACCTGTTATCCAACCATCGTGGTTCACCGTGGTTCGTAGTTTagtaaattgtaatgtattctgctTAAGACCGATTGGCTCAGAATCTGTCTCTGTAAACATCCCACTGAAAGGCTCATTGTGTATCTGGGGGGAGGGTGAGAGCTGCACTCCACGTCCTGGATGTTTTTCTAAAATCATAAAGGGTCCAAGTCACCTCCTCCCTGTGAATATGGTCGGTGCAGTCCCAGAGTAGTTCCTCATTGCTTGTGAAAgaagtaaaacaagaaaagactTTTGGATCTGCCTTTGTGCCTTAGGGAACGGGCCGCACATGACACAACTTGTCAGCTGCAGCAACAGAAAACCACTGCAGTGTACAGTATCTTTTTCCCATAGCCACATTATAATCAAGCCCTTCCCATCACTGACAATACTATTATATTAACCCTTGTAAACCTTAATTTATCTTTGTTGACAGAAAGCAACTACTTCACTAGTTTTGTATTTCATGGCTTCCttatttaattacaattatGCTTTATGTGAAGGAAAATACGAGATACAGTAACTCTGGTAAATGAGATGTGGAATTACTATTCACATCAGTTTGAGTAGCCGATATGTTAGAACTCCGAAGTTAAGAAAAGCTACTTGTGATCGTTAGAGTAGAGAATTGGCACAGTGTAGAAAGGTGAAGGACTACTATGCTGAGGGTGCTGAGGGTGCTGAGGGGAGATTGCAGGAGGCTCCAGCATGTCGCCACAGATAGCACAGTGCCCATGTTCTTAGATAACTGTCTTATCCACAATGAGCGAATAAGGCAGTGTTGACAAAGCATCCATCACCACAATCAACACCCACCCTTTTTGCAGTGTTTGTTGCCTGTTTACGACCGATCCCCCATGATCTCGCTGAGCGATCCGCCCTCTGCTTTCATGTTGACAATTTATCAACAGCGATGGCAATGCTCACTGTTATGGATGATTCACTTCCCTCCTGGTGTGTTGTGACGAAGACAGCTTTCTACCCTAGGGACTACATCCATTCAAGAAAGTGATATTAATTTGCAGGGGGCAAATCAGTCTTCATGAGCACTAGGACATTCATTGGAATTAATGACATTGTTATCTcaaaacacatttacattttgtttcatataataaataacatccATATCCAGTACCTGAATTGTCAAGATGATGTTATAAGGTTCAAGTCATTAAAGAAGAACGAACCAT includes these proteins:
- the LOC136733469 gene encoding uncharacterized protein LOC136733469; the protein is MLWEEELTMCGKGMMSQWGPAIATQPGPKLQDDCGRAASKPRWHKRGRRPSYRGQKGRAPAHYKPYYYYNHKPDRAALRPSGLSLRPVNIQGNRAKGMRAPRNTNQFLMHEKYQLMHMRSDSVGTDSGSDCELDFTDMDSYLGVLENARGGLMDSPDLSPRPAARFCARPPAKRQPLPVFSFGELAQEESLQYFPSEHDVLQSEDFMQRDFIDFCSKIA